A region from the Armatimonadota bacterium genome encodes:
- the pheS gene encoding phenylalanine--tRNA ligase subunit alpha, with the protein MDTTDVAARAEEIRQRAAAEIAGATTPEALEGVRRRYLGRQGALTAELRALPGLPPRERAAAGAALNGAKVWIEAQLDARRAQIAAEAAAARLRGEAIDVTLPGRRPVPGREHVLGRMIEEIKEIFRSMGFEIVEGPEVETEDHNFRRLNIPDDHPSRDAQDSFYLDREHLLRTQCTSVDTRVMLHRRPPMRVVTVGRCYRRDPVDATHMPVFHQVDGFMVGEGIRFSDLKGVLAQFARELWGPEARTRFQPSYFPFTEPSAETAVWFRGTWLEMGGCGMFHPRVLEMAGIDPERYTAFAWGWGVERPAMVRYGIPDLRVFWENDMRFLRQF; encoded by the coding sequence ATGGACACGACGGACGTTGCCGCCCGGGCGGAGGAGATCCGGCAGCGCGCCGCTGCAGAGATCGCCGGCGCAACGACGCCGGAGGCGCTGGAAGGGGTGCGGCGCCGCTACCTGGGGCGGCAGGGAGCGCTCACCGCGGAGCTGCGCGCGCTGCCCGGCCTCCCTCCGCGAGAGCGCGCGGCGGCCGGTGCCGCGCTGAACGGGGCGAAGGTCTGGATCGAAGCGCAGTTGGACGCGCGCCGCGCGCAGATCGCCGCCGAGGCCGCCGCGGCGCGCCTGCGTGGGGAGGCGATCGACGTGACGCTGCCCGGGCGCCGCCCGGTGCCCGGGCGCGAGCACGTCCTGGGCCGGATGATCGAGGAGATCAAGGAGATCTTCCGGTCCATGGGGTTCGAGATCGTCGAAGGGCCCGAGGTGGAGACCGAGGACCACAACTTCCGCCGGCTCAACATTCCCGACGACCATCCCTCCCGCGACGCGCAGGACTCCTTCTACCTCGATCGCGAGCACCTATTGAGGACTCAGTGCACCTCGGTCGACACGCGGGTGATGCTTCACCGCCGGCCTCCGATGCGCGTGGTGACCGTGGGACGCTGCTACCGCCGGGATCCGGTGGACGCCACCCACATGCCCGTCTTCCACCAGGTGGACGGCTTCATGGTCGGCGAGGGCATCCGCTTTTCCGACCTCAAGGGGGTGCTGGCTCAGTTCGCGCGCGAGCTATGGGGACCGGAGGCCCGGACGCGATTCCAGCCCTCGTACTTCCCGTTCACCGAGCCCAGCGCGGAGACCGCCGTGTGGTTCCGGGGCACCTGGCTGGAGATGGGTGGATGTGGGATGTTCCATCCTCGCGTCCTGGAGATGGCGGGCATCGACCCGGAGCGCTACACCGCGTTTGCTTGGGGCTGGGGCGTGGAGCGGCCGGCGATGGTCCGCTACGGGATCCCCGACCTCCGCGTGTTCTGGGAGAACGACATGAGGTTCTTGAGGCAGTTCTGA